In Limnobaculum parvum, one DNA window encodes the following:
- a CDS encoding helix-turn-helix domain-containing protein: MFPMPERPEETIAELISLVQGMGKRELIKPGAIIPSDGPCIIISYEGEVELRRKSDELLLFSSENNQLIGLPMNYTYQQFCYLRANSICDIELVDRDIFFQLVEKNHRWLDVLEVLSFYHAVLLWRDSYAHTKSSYLMVRHLLLQINLLPEEKRHSINITEFIQERTNLSRSYIMKVLSDLKLGGYITLKKGRLIELNHLPAKY; encoded by the coding sequence ATGTTTCCTATGCCAGAAAGACCCGAAGAGACCATTGCTGAACTTATATCCTTAGTGCAAGGAATGGGAAAAAGAGAGCTTATTAAACCAGGGGCGATAATTCCCAGTGATGGGCCTTGTATTATTATTTCGTATGAGGGTGAGGTTGAATTAAGAAGAAAGTCTGATGAGCTGTTATTATTCTCAAGCGAAAATAATCAACTTATTGGTTTGCCAATGAATTATACCTATCAACAGTTTTGTTATTTGCGAGCTAACAGTATTTGCGATATTGAGCTTGTTGATCGTGACATATTTTTCCAACTGGTTGAAAAAAATCATCGTTGGCTGGATGTCCTCGAGGTATTGTCGTTTTACCACGCCGTTCTTTTGTGGCGTGATAGTTACGCCCATACCAAGAGCTCATATCTGATGGTTCGTCACTTATTGTTACAGATTAACTTACTGCCCGAAGAGAAGCGCCATAGTATTAATATTACGGAATTTATTCAAGAACGTACTAATTTGTCTCGCAGTTACATCATGAAGGTATTATCAGATTTAAAACTTGGTGGTTATATCACTTTGAAAAAAGGGCGATTAATTGAGTTAAATCATTTACCAGCCAAATATTAA
- the pbpC gene encoding penicillin-binding protein 1C, which translates to MGSRVVDAIRRQLQPATLKRHLQNLLMGVFLLALFCIGFRLWPHPPLSQGLPLSTAYYDRQGTLLRFSLANDDRYRLWTKLEDISPLVVEGIQLHEDRWFNYHPGFNPYSLIRGFWISYISGGRQQGGSTLTMQLARMHWQLNTKTPQGKLVQIVRAIQLELSYSKRDILEAYLNYAPYGRNIESIGAASLIYFDKQPNNLTLPEALTLAVLPQSPSYRININTGIVGEALTKARNQLYQRWQLEHHPDNTMSALFLLPLSLRQPEKLPFIAPHFVEQIQQDKQYRAMVDQRIITTLDSNLQLLVEKQVNAFIERNQSKGIHNSAVLLVDTRDMGIRAMVGSADYHNRKIQGQVNGTSAKRSPGSTLKPFIYALGLEQGILQPMTILKDVPSSFGAYTPENFDRRFLGPISATDALNYSRNIPAVYISSRLKQPNLYQFLQLAGVSNLASEKHYGLSLILGGGEITPQELARLYSMLANRGELKPLRLEQSAPIASSVRLISNEASFITLDMLSQHRRPGDTLAQQPTSLPIYWKTGTSWGFRDAWSAGIFGPYVLIVWQGNFDGKGNNAFIGADAAAPLFFNIIDSIRADYPMLKEPNRGLPPNIKQVEICLASGDLPTSWCQRKGKTWFIPGKSPIKVDSVYRPVVIDKATGQVACPPYRDEDVTTEIFEFWPSDLANVFALAGLPKRTPPSSAHCKIGGTVTTGQAPRITSPLRNTTYTLRNVKQRNDPIVFSAITDADTKVVYWFVDDIYLGNTANKRTIEWRPATSGHYRIRAIDDRGRADSRTLNVELIN; encoded by the coding sequence ATGGGTAGCCGAGTAGTCGATGCCATACGCAGGCAACTACAACCGGCTACCCTTAAGCGCCACCTGCAAAACCTTCTGATGGGCGTGTTTCTGTTGGCGCTGTTTTGTATCGGTTTTCGCCTTTGGCCTCATCCCCCCCTTTCCCAAGGCTTACCGCTTTCTACCGCCTATTACGACCGTCAGGGGACGCTACTGCGTTTTTCTTTGGCTAATGATGACCGCTATCGCCTGTGGACTAAGCTGGAAGATATTTCACCGTTGGTGGTTGAAGGCATTCAACTTCATGAAGACCGCTGGTTTAATTACCATCCGGGGTTTAACCCTTACAGTCTGATCCGTGGTTTTTGGATCAGCTATATCAGCGGAGGACGGCAGCAGGGTGGCTCTACGCTAACCATGCAGTTGGCCCGCATGCACTGGCAGCTCAACACGAAAACCCCACAGGGTAAGCTGGTGCAGATTGTGCGTGCCATTCAGTTAGAACTCAGCTATTCAAAACGCGATATTCTGGAAGCCTATCTGAACTACGCTCCCTATGGCCGCAATATTGAGAGCATCGGTGCTGCAAGCCTTATCTACTTTGATAAACAACCAAATAACCTGACGCTACCAGAAGCGCTGACCCTTGCCGTGTTACCCCAGTCTCCCAGTTATCGTATTAATATCAACACTGGCATTGTTGGCGAGGCATTAACCAAAGCACGTAACCAGCTTTATCAGCGTTGGCAATTAGAGCATCATCCAGATAACACGATGTCAGCCCTGTTTCTGTTGCCTCTATCTTTGCGCCAACCAGAAAAACTGCCCTTTATCGCACCTCATTTTGTCGAGCAAATACAGCAGGATAAACAATATCGGGCAATGGTCGATCAAAGGATTATTACCACACTGGACAGCAATTTACAGCTGCTGGTAGAAAAGCAGGTTAACGCCTTTATTGAGCGCAATCAGAGTAAAGGGATACACAATAGCGCCGTTCTGCTGGTTGATACGCGGGATATGGGGATCAGAGCCATGGTTGGATCAGCTGATTACCACAACCGAAAAATTCAGGGGCAGGTCAATGGAACCAGCGCCAAACGCTCCCCCGGCTCAACGCTCAAACCGTTTATTTATGCCCTCGGTCTGGAACAAGGCATTCTCCAGCCGATGACCATACTGAAAGATGTACCCTCATCTTTTGGCGCTTATACACCGGAAAATTTCGATCGCCGCTTTCTTGGACCGATTTCAGCCACGGATGCACTAAACTACAGCCGCAATATACCCGCCGTTTATATCTCTTCACGCCTGAAACAGCCTAACCTCTACCAATTTCTACAGTTGGCTGGTGTGTCGAATCTAGCCAGTGAAAAACACTATGGCTTATCTTTGATTCTCGGTGGTGGCGAAATTACCCCGCAGGAACTGGCCAGATTGTATTCCATGCTGGCAAATCGCGGTGAGCTAAAGCCTTTGCGTCTGGAACAATCCGCCCCCATCGCTTCATCAGTGCGTCTGATAAGTAATGAGGCCAGTTTTATCACGCTGGATATGCTGAGCCAACACCGCAGGCCGGGTGATACGCTGGCCCAACAGCCTACCTCGCTGCCGATTTACTGGAAGACCGGTACCTCATGGGGGTTTCGTGATGCATGGAGCGCCGGGATTTTCGGTCCCTATGTTTTGATTGTCTGGCAGGGTAATTTTGATGGTAAAGGCAATAATGCTTTTATCGGGGCAGATGCAGCAGCACCGCTGTTTTTTAATATTATCGATAGCATACGGGCTGACTATCCGATGCTAAAAGAACCCAACCGAGGATTACCACCGAATATCAAACAGGTGGAAATTTGTTTAGCCAGCGGTGATTTACCCACGTCTTGGTGCCAGCGCAAAGGAAAAACTTGGTTTATCCCCGGTAAGTCGCCCATTAAAGTGGATTCGGTTTATCGACCTGTCGTTATTGATAAAGCCACCGGTCAAGTTGCCTGCCCGCCTTATCGGGATGAGGATGTCACCACCGAAATTTTTGAATTTTGGCCTTCTGATTTAGCCAACGTATTTGCGCTGGCAGGCTTGCCCAAACGTACTCCTCCCTCTTCCGCCCATTGTAAAATAGGAGGAACCGTTACCACCGGGCAAGCGCCACGCATTACTTCTCCATTACGGAACACCACCTACACGCTGCGAAATGTTAAGCAACGTAACGATCCTATCGTTTTTAGCGCTATTACCGATGCCGATACCAAAGTTGTTTACTGGTTTGTTGATGATATCTACTTGGGGAATACCGCCAATAAACGCACCATTGAGTGGCGACCAGCGACCAGTGGGCACTATCGCATACGCGCTATCGACGATCGAGGACGAGCAGACTCCAGAACACTGAACGTTGAGCTGATCAACTAA
- a CDS encoding alpha-2-macroglobulin family protein: protein MDLLRFILRLPFTLLRAVWWIISAIFRLASKILSPVIGHLHWQLPRWSKFVAQTFIAAEAWVNRHPKGISLAIVLLAAVGGASIYGYHWNLNRPKPIEPAPMVYQQTDIHVLPPSAYNYSSSNPLPQRVTLRFSHSSAPITLVGKPLSQGISITPAIEGEWKWEDEKTLAFTTRKILPMGQKYQIKLDANTLVAPQIKLNNTRYDFTTEPFNYSLGQAEFYRDPHDSQKKSAIFAVSFNAPVDVVSFEKQLSLSLLPSQPLKYSVVYDDKKMKAWVHSESLSLPDNAGQVKLLVGKGVKSTVTANQVEQAQSNLVNVPGLYSLQVTGVDAVLVDTDNGKSAKALIIETNDNVNDKALKKAVTAWLLPQHNPQDDNQNLTPTDFYDWNLEAIDEKVMAQSNALTLTMNDAEQENQSAFNFTFDAPANRSLLVEVENNITSTGGYKLKEKQYRVITVPDYPKTLRFMSKGSLLSMRGEKRITVAARNMPGLQLDIKRVIPSQLQHIVSWKYHEFTATDFHYLNSEYFTEHFTYQTALKNERPGEINYQGIDLSRYLSNDPNAKRGIFLLTLTKWDPAKKAKKEDAAYDGNDPDAVTETLDEEHEADTTLDSRFVVVTDLGIITKKSLDGSRDVFVQSIYSGSPVNGATVSVVGKNGIVLLSQTTSNDGHAHFPSLEEFVNERSPVMFLVEKEGDVSFLPTTAYYDRVLDFSRFDIYGEENPTDPRTLNSYLFSDRGVYRPGDTFNIGLITRTVDWKTSVEGIPLRAEIRDPRDTVMSTIPLTLDKAGLNELSYTTSENSPTGDWSIYLYLVGKDNSTSQLLGSTTVKVKEFEPDKLKVELKLTPDRHQGWVKPQELKAAINVQNLFGTPAQDRRVTSKLTLRPIYPSFNQFPDYMFYENRHSDEGFDTELEEQTTDKEGNADIPLGINSYADATYQLQLVSEAFEAGSGRSVSAAARVIVSPYDYLVGVKADGDLDYIHHNAVRHLNIIAIDPQLASIPLTDVKISLVEQKYLSVLTKQDSGVYKYQSKLKEETISEQAMSIAAQGSDFTLDTSKPGSFVLVIKDASGKVLNRVDYTVAGNANISRSLDRDAELKMKLNKEEYLPGEEIEIAINAPYTGSGIITIERDKVYSWQWFHASTTSSIQKIRVPAEMEGNGYINVQFIRDINSDEIFMSPLSYSVMPFKISHQARQAKITIDSPNMIKPGETLGIKVTTDTPQRVAVFAVDEGILQVARYQLKDPLDYFFRKRVLTVESAQILDLILPEFSKMMSLTSAPGGDAGGGLDLHLNPFKRKRDKPVAYWSGVTDVNGEATFNYQVPDYFNGKIRVMAISVTPERIGRAMSYTTVRDDFVLTPNLPTMVSPGDEFDVSLGVANNLTDLNGAKADVKVSITPPPQLQIVGDAERVLTLAEKQEGLVTFRLRAQDNLGDASVVFKAAYADKSAQRTVSLSLRPAMPYRTQTLMGRMDGSQQSVKDIRHMFPAFAQRDASVSHSPLVLTNGLTKYLIDYPNSCSEQIISRAVPLLFQNNHLEMKGTLSQAEVSNQVQQTMSVLLSRQNMRGAIGEWRSTPNPEAFITPYAVQYMLEAEAAGYPVPEDLLKSANVYLRFLAASDAFDSLSELRLRAFSAYLLTRQGEITTNELAAIQGQLQANYPEHWQQDLSALYLASAYKMLKMDQQADELLQPTWKQLSNAYDKAWWTQSYLDPLVQDSTRLYLITRHFPEKAAQIPPQLLENMVLMLKAERYTTLSSAMSILALEQYSALVATNTDAAGGLTISTNNGQSGVLPQVTSTLMGFITKAQFADGTQEILFNNPAKAPAWYVVTQSGYDLQTPKEAISRGLEITRDYTDEKGQPVAQVTLGQNLYVHLKIRANSAEGLDNLAIVDLLPGGFEVVQQTPQASNSRENEDGESTADVWLSPISVSGSSWQPEYSDIREDRVLIYGSATNKVQEFIYQIKPTNTGVFTVPPAYGEAMYDREIQALSSGGTTLTVIPPVAKNAASQPSR from the coding sequence ATGGATTTGCTACGGTTTATATTACGGCTTCCCTTCACACTTCTGCGTGCCGTTTGGTGGATCATCAGTGCTATCTTTCGCCTTGCCAGTAAGATCCTATCCCCTGTTATTGGGCATCTTCACTGGCAACTGCCACGCTGGTCTAAATTTGTTGCTCAGACATTTATAGCTGCGGAAGCCTGGGTAAATCGCCATCCTAAAGGAATATCTTTGGCCATCGTTCTGCTTGCCGCCGTGGGAGGTGCATCTATTTATGGCTATCACTGGAATCTTAATCGCCCTAAGCCGATAGAACCGGCACCAATGGTTTACCAGCAAACCGATATTCACGTTCTTCCCCCTAGCGCTTATAACTATTCGTCGTCTAACCCTTTGCCTCAGCGCGTTACTTTACGTTTTTCACACTCATCCGCCCCAATTACGCTGGTTGGCAAGCCCCTGTCACAGGGCATCAGCATAACGCCAGCCATAGAGGGTGAATGGAAATGGGAAGACGAGAAAACACTGGCCTTTACCACCAGAAAAATCCTTCCAATGGGCCAGAAATATCAAATTAAACTGGATGCCAACACCTTGGTTGCTCCACAAATTAAGCTGAATAACACCCGCTACGATTTCACTACGGAACCCTTTAACTACAGCCTCGGTCAGGCTGAGTTTTATCGCGATCCACATGACTCACAGAAAAAAAGCGCTATCTTCGCCGTGAGTTTCAATGCTCCGGTTGATGTAGTCAGCTTCGAAAAACAGCTCTCTTTATCTCTGTTACCTTCCCAACCGTTGAAATACTCAGTGGTTTACGACGATAAAAAAATGAAGGCCTGGGTACACTCAGAGTCGCTGTCTCTGCCGGATAATGCCGGTCAGGTAAAATTGCTGGTGGGTAAAGGGGTGAAATCTACCGTTACCGCTAATCAGGTCGAGCAAGCACAAAGTAATTTAGTGAATGTTCCCGGCCTGTATAGCCTTCAAGTGACCGGCGTAGATGCCGTCTTAGTCGATACAGATAACGGTAAAAGCGCCAAGGCACTGATTATTGAAACTAACGATAATGTAAACGATAAAGCGCTTAAAAAAGCAGTAACCGCTTGGTTATTGCCACAACATAACCCGCAAGATGATAATCAAAATCTGACGCCAACCGATTTTTACGACTGGAACCTTGAGGCGATTGATGAAAAAGTCATGGCGCAATCTAACGCTTTGACGCTCACTATGAATGATGCCGAACAGGAAAACCAATCCGCATTCAATTTTACTTTCGATGCACCGGCTAATCGCTCGTTATTGGTAGAAGTTGAAAACAATATAACCTCTACCGGGGGTTATAAGCTTAAAGAGAAACAGTATCGGGTCATTACCGTACCTGATTACCCTAAAACCTTACGTTTTATGTCTAAAGGCTCGCTACTTTCTATGCGCGGGGAAAAGCGCATCACCGTTGCCGCTCGTAATATGCCTGGACTACAGTTGGATATTAAACGAGTTATTCCCAGCCAGCTACAGCACATCGTCTCATGGAAATACCACGAGTTTACCGCTACAGATTTCCATTATTTAAACAGTGAATATTTTACCGAACACTTTACTTATCAAACCGCGTTGAAAAACGAGCGGCCGGGTGAAATTAACTATCAGGGCATCGACCTTTCCCGCTATCTGTCCAATGATCCTAATGCCAAACGGGGTATTTTCCTGCTAACCCTAACAAAGTGGGACCCGGCGAAAAAGGCTAAAAAAGAGGATGCTGCATATGACGGGAACGATCCTGATGCGGTTACCGAGACGTTGGATGAAGAGCATGAAGCGGATACCACTCTGGACTCGCGCTTTGTCGTGGTTACCGACTTGGGTATTATCACCAAGAAATCGCTGGACGGTTCCCGCGATGTATTCGTTCAGTCTATTTATTCCGGCAGCCCGGTTAACGGAGCTACAGTCTCGGTAGTAGGCAAAAATGGTATCGTTCTGCTGAGCCAGACGACCAGTAACGATGGGCATGCCCACTTCCCGTCACTGGAAGAGTTTGTCAATGAGCGTTCACCGGTCATGTTCTTAGTGGAAAAAGAAGGCGATGTTTCCTTCCTACCAACGACGGCTTATTACGATCGTGTCCTGGACTTCTCCCGCTTCGATATATATGGCGAAGAAAACCCCACCGACCCACGAACTTTAAACAGCTATCTGTTCTCTGACCGTGGCGTATATCGTCCGGGTGATACCTTTAATATTGGTTTGATTACCCGCACCGTCGACTGGAAAACCTCGGTAGAAGGTATTCCTCTGCGGGCAGAAATTCGCGATCCACGCGATACCGTGATGAGCACTATTCCACTGACGCTGGATAAAGCCGGATTGAACGAACTCAGCTATACCACCAGTGAAAACTCACCAACCGGTGACTGGAGCATCTATCTGTATCTGGTTGGCAAAGATAACAGCACTTCCCAACTGTTAGGCAGCACCACGGTTAAAGTGAAAGAGTTTGAGCCAGACAAACTGAAAGTTGAGCTGAAACTGACGCCAGACCGCCACCAAGGCTGGGTTAAGCCACAAGAGCTAAAAGCGGCAATTAACGTACAGAATCTGTTTGGAACCCCGGCTCAAGATCGCCGGGTAACCTCAAAACTGACGCTACGCCCTATTTATCCGAGCTTTAATCAGTTCCCGGACTATATGTTCTATGAGAATCGCCACAGCGATGAAGGGTTTGATACCGAGCTGGAAGAACAGACCACTGACAAAGAGGGTAACGCAGACATTCCGTTAGGCATTAATTCCTATGCCGATGCAACTTATCAGTTACAGCTAGTTTCTGAAGCATTTGAAGCCGGTAGCGGTCGCTCCGTCAGCGCCGCCGCTCGGGTCATCGTTTCACCTTATGATTATCTGGTGGGCGTAAAAGCCGATGGCGATCTCGACTACATTCATCACAATGCGGTACGCCACCTGAACATCATCGCGATTGATCCTCAGTTGGCCTCTATTCCGCTAACGGATGTCAAGATTTCGCTGGTTGAGCAAAAATATCTGTCGGTACTCACCAAACAAGATTCCGGTGTGTACAAGTATCAGTCCAAGCTGAAAGAAGAGACTATTTCAGAGCAGGCAATGTCTATCGCGGCCCAAGGTTCTGACTTTACGCTCGATACCAGTAAACCGGGCAGTTTTGTATTAGTGATTAAAGATGCCAGCGGTAAAGTGCTTAATCGGGTTGATTATACGGTTGCGGGGAATGCCAACATTTCTCGATCTCTTGACCGTGATGCTGAACTGAAAATGAAGCTAAATAAAGAGGAATACCTGCCGGGCGAAGAGATAGAAATTGCTATCAATGCGCCTTATACCGGTAGCGGTATCATTACCATTGAGCGCGACAAAGTCTATAGCTGGCAGTGGTTCCATGCTTCCACCACCAGCTCTATTCAGAAAATTCGCGTGCCAGCAGAGATGGAAGGTAACGGTTACATTAACGTGCAGTTTATTCGCGATATTAACTCTGACGAAATCTTTATGAGTCCGCTCAGCTATAGCGTCATGCCGTTTAAAATCAGCCATCAGGCTCGTCAGGCGAAAATAACTATCGACTCGCCAAATATGATTAAACCAGGCGAAACGCTGGGGATTAAAGTCACAACGGATACACCACAGCGCGTTGCCGTATTTGCCGTTGACGAGGGTATTCTGCAAGTTGCTCGCTATCAGTTAAAAGATCCGCTGGATTATTTCTTCCGTAAGCGCGTTCTGACCGTTGAAAGTGCCCAAATATTGGATCTGATCCTGCCGGAATTCAGCAAGATGATGTCCCTGACCTCGGCGCCGGGCGGTGACGCTGGTGGGGGTTTAGACCTGCATCTTAATCCATTTAAACGCAAGCGAGATAAGCCCGTGGCCTATTGGTCCGGTGTTACTGATGTCAACGGTGAGGCGACCTTTAACTATCAGGTACCAGACTATTTCAACGGTAAGATTCGGGTAATGGCTATTTCCGTTACCCCTGAACGCATTGGACGAGCCATGAGCTACACCACCGTTCGCGATGACTTTGTGCTAACGCCAAATCTGCCAACGATGGTTTCACCGGGCGATGAGTTTGATGTCAGCCTAGGCGTAGCCAATAATCTGACGGATCTCAATGGTGCAAAAGCCGATGTGAAAGTTTCGATTACGCCGCCGCCTCAACTACAAATTGTGGGTGATGCAGAACGCGTATTGACGCTGGCAGAGAAGCAGGAAGGTCTGGTCACCTTCCGTCTGCGTGCTCAAGATAACCTCGGTGACGCCTCCGTCGTGTTTAAGGCAGCTTATGCTGATAAGTCAGCACAACGCACGGTTAGCCTCTCTCTGCGCCCGGCGATGCCATATCGCACACAAACCTTGATGGGCCGTATGGATGGTTCACAACAGAGCGTGAAGGATATTCGTCACATGTTCCCGGCATTCGCCCAGCGTGATGCCAGCGTTAGTCATTCACCATTGGTGCTGACTAACGGTCTGACGAAGTACCTGATCGATTATCCAAATAGTTGCTCAGAGCAAATCATCAGCCGAGCCGTTCCTCTGCTGTTCCAGAATAACCATCTGGAAATGAAAGGCACACTAAGTCAGGCTGAAGTTAGCAATCAAGTTCAACAAACTATGTCGGTACTGCTATCGCGGCAGAACATGCGGGGAGCGATTGGTGAATGGCGATCTACGCCAAATCCAGAGGCATTTATTACCCCTTATGCCGTACAGTACATGCTGGAAGCCGAAGCCGCTGGCTATCCGGTTCCTGAAGATCTGCTGAAGTCAGCTAACGTTTATCTGCGCTTTCTGGCAGCAAGTGACGCTTTCGACAGTCTTAGTGAATTGCGTTTACGCGCTTTTTCCGCTTACCTACTCACCAGACAGGGCGAAATCACCACTAATGAATTAGCGGCTATTCAGGGACAGCTACAAGCTAACTATCCGGAACATTGGCAGCAGGATCTCAGTGCGTTGTATCTGGCCAGTGCTTACAAGATGTTGAAAATGGACCAACAGGCCGATGAGCTGCTACAACCAACCTGGAAGCAACTCAGTAATGCCTATGATAAGGCTTGGTGGACACAAAGCTATCTGGATCCGCTAGTTCAAGACAGTACCCGTCTGTATCTGATTACCCGCCATTTCCCGGAAAAGGCGGCACAGATTCCACCACAACTGCTGGAGAATATGGTACTGATGCTCAAAGCGGAGCGTTATACCACCCTCTCTTCAGCCATGAGCATTTTGGCGTTGGAGCAATACTCAGCCCTAGTGGCAACCAATACCGATGCGGCAGGTGGATTAACTATCAGCACCAACAACGGTCAGAGTGGCGTTCTGCCACAAGTTACCTCGACCCTGATGGGCTTTATAACTAAAGCCCAGTTTGCTGACGGTACACAAGAGATTCTGTTCAATAATCCGGCGAAAGCACCGGCCTGGTACGTGGTCACGCAATCAGGCTATGACTTACAGACACCAAAAGAGGCTATCTCTCGTGGGTTAGAAATCACCCGCGATTATACCGATGAGAAAGGCCAGCCGGTCGCTCAAGTCACTCTAGGACAGAATCTGTATGTTCACCTGAAAATTCGGGCTAACTCCGCAGAGGGTCTGGACAATCTGGCGATTGTCGACTTGCTACCGGGTGGGTTTGAGGTGGTCCAACAAACGCCACAGGCTTCAAACAGTAGAGAAAATGAAGACGGTGAAAGTACTGCTGATGTATGGCTATCGCCAATCAGCGTAAGCGGCTCCAGTTGGCAGCCGGAATACAGTGATATTCGTGAAGATCGCGTGCTGATTTACGGTAGTGCAACCAATAAAGTACAGGAATTCATCTATCAGATTAAGCCAACCAATACCGGTGTCTTTACTGTGCCACCGGCTTATGGTGAAGCCATGTATGACCGTGAAATTCAGGCGCTTTCCTCTGGTGGCACTACGCTGACCGTTATCCCGCCGGTTGCAAAAAATGCCGCCAGTCAGCCCTCACGCTAA